A stretch of Primulina tabacum isolate GXHZ01 chromosome 13, ASM2559414v2, whole genome shotgun sequence DNA encodes these proteins:
- the LOC142523425 gene encoding protein INCREASED PETAL GROWTH ANISOTROPY 1-like isoform X2, with protein sequence MVAGKVKAAMGLPPNSKPKPDLSQKPPLLSPPSSANKQKLQKGSVPAGARSFGVYFPRASAQVQPRLHDEDELLRAIEELREKESRLRTEILEQKLLKESIAIVPVLENEISSKDLEIRRSKAMIECLESENERLRAENEFLHMELAKHNHKYTEKIKCMQAELADIKIAVAESQREREEASSSLTTTKLIDVTNNYKSCVALKSLRKCKTQNHVLGNFFEGGMSVHANIETEIVMKDEFVCVGEESTERPRHSWCNSEEILETSDGLIGSRSRAPRVPKPPPRPSAALLSSLSSTSTSAISLSVSSPSCGSLSDSSDRALLEISCIPPPPPPPPPSLRQKTVPPPPPPPPARGLKKAPEKVRRIPEVVEFYHSLMRRESNTRRDAGGGPADGLAAGATTKDMIGEIENRSAHLLAIKTDVETQGDFIRFLIKEVECAAFADIEDVVPFVKWLDDELSYLVDERAVLKHFGWPEQKADALREAAFGYCDLKKMESEASAFHAAPGQPCFHALKKIQSLFDKLEHGVYNLSRVRESATKRYKVFQIPVNWMLDTGFVVQFVCKTKQETDMGKLGKFGHAL encoded by the exons ATGGTTGCTGGGAAAGTGAAAGCGGCGATGGGTTTGCCACCAAATTCTAAGCCAAAACCAGATTTGTCGCAAAAACCGCCATTGTTATCGCCACCAAGTTCAGCTAACAAGCAGAAATTGCAGAAAGGGTCGGTACCGGCTGGCGCACGCTCTTTCGGTGTTTATTTCCCACGCGCCTCCGCCCAGGTTCAACCCCGTCTACACGACGAAGACGAGCTCCTCCGCGCCATCGAAGAGCTGCGAGAGAAAGAGTCCCGTTTGAGAACAGAGATATTGGAGCAGAAACTGCTCAAGGAGTCCATCGCCATTGTTCCAGTTCTTGAGAACGAGATTTCGAGTAAGGATTTGGAAATCAGACGGTCCAAAGCGATGATCGAATGCTTGGAATCGGAAAACGAGAGGCTAAGAGCCGAGAATGAGTTTTTACATATGGAGCTGGCGAAACATAATCACAAGTACACGGAAAAAATCAAATGCATGCAGGCTGAGTTAGCTGATATAAAGATAGCTGTTGCCGAGAGCCAACGAGAGCGAGAGGAGGCGTCCTCTTCTTTGACCACTACGAAACTCATTGATGTAACAAATAATTACAAGTCGTGTGTGGCCCTGAAGTCATTGAGAAAATGCAAGACACAAAATCATGTCTTGGGCAATTTTTTCGAAGGTGGAATGAGTGTGCATGCGAACATTGAGACTGAAATTGTAATGAAAGATGAATTCGTATGTGTGGGAGAGGAGAGCACCGAAAGGCCAAGACATTCTTGGTGCAACTCCGAGGAAATCCTTGAGACTTCGGATGGATTAATAGGTTCAAGATCTCGTGCTCCGCGCGTTCCTAAGCCGCCTCCGAGGCCATCCGCTGCGCTTTTGTCTTCGCTATCTTCAACGTCCACCTCTGCGATATCATTGTCTGTGTCTTCCCCTTCCTGCGGTTCTTTATCTGATTCATCGGACCGAGCATTGCTGGAGATTTCCTGCATccctcctccaccaccgcctCCCCCTCCATCTCTTCGTCAAAAAACTGtgccaccacctcctccacctccgCCTGCCAGGGGTCTGAAGAAGGCACCCGAGAAGGTGAGGCGAATCCCAGAGGTTGTGGAGTTTTACCACTCTCTGATGCGGAGGGAATCGAACACACGTCGGGATGCTGGCGGCGGACCCGCCGATGGGTTGGCGGCGGGGGCGACGACGAAGGATATGATAGGAGAGATTGAGAACCGGTCTGCCCATTTGCTTGCT ATTAAGACGGATGTAGAAACACAAGGAGATTTCATTAGGTTCTTAATTAAAGAAGTTGAATGTGCAGCATTTGCTGACATCGAAGATGTTGTGCCGTTTGTTAAATGGCTTGATGATGAACTCTCTTACCTG GTTGATGAAAGGGCAGTTTTGAAGCACTTTGGTTGGCCTGAACAGAAGGCTGATGCTCTAAGAGAAGCGGCTTTTGGTTATTGTGACTTAAAGAAGATGGAATCTGAAGCCTCGGCTTTTCATGCTGCTCCTGGACAGCCTTGTTTCCATGCTCTCAAGAAAATACAGTCCTTGTTTGATAA ATTGGAGCATGGTGTTTATAATCTTTCAAGAGTGAGGGAATCTGCCACCAAGCGATACAAAGTGTTTCAAATTCCAGTAAATTGGATGCTGGATACCGGTTTCGTAGTTCAG TTTGTCTGTAAAACAAAGCAAGAAACTGACATGGGCAAATTGGGGAAATTCGGCCACGCACTTTAA
- the LOC142523426 gene encoding protein trichome birefringence-like 38 — translation MVGFWHQNLLIHTLFHVVLVLPLPKYANSELLRNNFSSTPISIKPAAASGCNLFQGKWVSNPSYPLFEPSSCPFIDPEFDCIKYGRPDKLYLKYSWSPDSCTMPRFNGLDLLKRWSGKKIMFVGDSLSLNQWISLACMIHASVPNSQFKIVRQESLSSVTFQDYGVTIFLYRSTYLVDIKRENIGRVLKLDSIEQGDAWKGMDVLIFNSWHWWTHKGREQPWDYVQDGGTISKDMDRLIAFNKGLTTWARWIDQNIDPGKTKVFFQGVSPTHFQCNRVQQPLAGSTYPGGTPPEAEVVYRVLSRIMKPVFLLDITTLSQLRKDAHPSVYSGVRSGIDCSHWCVPGLPDTWNQLLYAALVT, via the exons ATGGTGGGTTTTTGGCACCAAAACTTGCTTATCCACACCCTGTTTCACGTAGTCTTGGTGCTGCCCCTGCCAAAATACGCGAACTCAGAGCTGCTACGCAATAATTTCAGCAGCACTCCCATAAGTATAAAGCCAGCCGCTGCATCAGGTTGCAATCTGTTCCAGGGAAAATGGGTTTCCAACCCTTCATATCCTCTCTTTGAGCCCTCCAGCTGCCCATTCATCGACCCGGAATTCGATTGCATCAAATATGGCCGCCCCGATAAACTGTACCTCAAGTATTCTTGGTCACCAGACTCCTGCACGATGCCCAG ATTCAATGGGCTGGATTTATTGAAGAGATGGAGTGGGAAGAAGATAATGTTTGTGGGGGATTCACTGAGTTTGAATCAGTGGATTTCTCTTGCTTGTATGATTCATGCATCGGTTCCGAATTCTCAGTTCAAAATCGTCAGACAGGAGTCGCTCTCTTCTGTGACCTTTCAG GATTATGGGGTAACAATATTTCTTTATCGGTCTACATACTTGGTAGATATAAAAAGAGAGAATATTGGGAGAGTATTGAAGTTGGACTCCATTGAACAAGGTGATGCATGGAAAGGCATGGATGTGCTCATATTCAATTCATGGCATTGGTGGACTCATAAAGGGAGAGAGCAACC ATGGGATTATGTACAAGATGGTGGCACCATATCCAAAGACATGGACCGCCTGATTGCATTTAACAAAGGGTTAACAACATGGGCTCGATGGATTGACCAAAATATCGATCCTGGCAAGACCAAAGTTTTCTTCCAGGGCGTTTCTCCTACCCACTTTCA GTGTAATCGAGTACAACAACCTTTGGCAGGTTCGACGTATCCAGGTGGGACGCCACCCGAGGCTGAAGTTGTTTACAGAGTACTAAGCAGGATTATGAAACCAGTGTTCTTGTTGGATATCACTACTCTGTCTCAGTTGAGGAAAGATGCTCACCCATCGGTATACAGTGGGGTTCGTTCCGGAATAGATTGCAGCCACTGGTGCGTCCCTGGATTACCAGATACATGGAACCAGTTGTTATATGCAGCCCTGGTAACGTGA
- the LOC142523425 gene encoding protein INCREASED PETAL GROWTH ANISOTROPY 1-like isoform X3: protein MVAGKVKAAMGLPPNSKPKPDLSQKPPLLSPPSSANKQKLQKGSVPAGARSFGVYFPRASAQVQPRLHDEDELLRAIEELREKESRLRTEILEQKLLKESIAIVPVLENEISSKDLEIRRSKAMIECLESENERLRAENEFLHMELAKHNHKYTEKIKCMQAELADIKIAVAESQREREEASSSLTTTKLIDVTNNYKSCVALKSLRKCKTQNHVLGNFFEGGMSVHANIETEIVMKDEFVCVGEESTERPRHSWCNSEEILETSDGLIGSRSRAPRVPKPPPRPSAALLSSLSSTSTSAISLSVSSPSCGSLSDSSDRALLEISCIPPPPPPPPPSLRQKTVPPPPPPPPARGLKKAPEKVRRIPEVVEFYHSLMRRESNTRRDAGGGPADGLAAGATTKDMIGEIENRSAHLLAIKTDVETQGDFIRFLIKEVECAAFADIEDVVPFVKWLDDELSYLVDERAVLKHFGWPEQKADALREAAFGYCDLKKMESEASAFHAAPGQPCFHALKKIQSLFDKLEHGVYNLSRVRESATKRYKVFQIPVNWMLDTGFVVQVIPEH from the exons ATGGTTGCTGGGAAAGTGAAAGCGGCGATGGGTTTGCCACCAAATTCTAAGCCAAAACCAGATTTGTCGCAAAAACCGCCATTGTTATCGCCACCAAGTTCAGCTAACAAGCAGAAATTGCAGAAAGGGTCGGTACCGGCTGGCGCACGCTCTTTCGGTGTTTATTTCCCACGCGCCTCCGCCCAGGTTCAACCCCGTCTACACGACGAAGACGAGCTCCTCCGCGCCATCGAAGAGCTGCGAGAGAAAGAGTCCCGTTTGAGAACAGAGATATTGGAGCAGAAACTGCTCAAGGAGTCCATCGCCATTGTTCCAGTTCTTGAGAACGAGATTTCGAGTAAGGATTTGGAAATCAGACGGTCCAAAGCGATGATCGAATGCTTGGAATCGGAAAACGAGAGGCTAAGAGCCGAGAATGAGTTTTTACATATGGAGCTGGCGAAACATAATCACAAGTACACGGAAAAAATCAAATGCATGCAGGCTGAGTTAGCTGATATAAAGATAGCTGTTGCCGAGAGCCAACGAGAGCGAGAGGAGGCGTCCTCTTCTTTGACCACTACGAAACTCATTGATGTAACAAATAATTACAAGTCGTGTGTGGCCCTGAAGTCATTGAGAAAATGCAAGACACAAAATCATGTCTTGGGCAATTTTTTCGAAGGTGGAATGAGTGTGCATGCGAACATTGAGACTGAAATTGTAATGAAAGATGAATTCGTATGTGTGGGAGAGGAGAGCACCGAAAGGCCAAGACATTCTTGGTGCAACTCCGAGGAAATCCTTGAGACTTCGGATGGATTAATAGGTTCAAGATCTCGTGCTCCGCGCGTTCCTAAGCCGCCTCCGAGGCCATCCGCTGCGCTTTTGTCTTCGCTATCTTCAACGTCCACCTCTGCGATATCATTGTCTGTGTCTTCCCCTTCCTGCGGTTCTTTATCTGATTCATCGGACCGAGCATTGCTGGAGATTTCCTGCATccctcctccaccaccgcctCCCCCTCCATCTCTTCGTCAAAAAACTGtgccaccacctcctccacctccgCCTGCCAGGGGTCTGAAGAAGGCACCCGAGAAGGTGAGGCGAATCCCAGAGGTTGTGGAGTTTTACCACTCTCTGATGCGGAGGGAATCGAACACACGTCGGGATGCTGGCGGCGGACCCGCCGATGGGTTGGCGGCGGGGGCGACGACGAAGGATATGATAGGAGAGATTGAGAACCGGTCTGCCCATTTGCTTGCT ATTAAGACGGATGTAGAAACACAAGGAGATTTCATTAGGTTCTTAATTAAAGAAGTTGAATGTGCAGCATTTGCTGACATCGAAGATGTTGTGCCGTTTGTTAAATGGCTTGATGATGAACTCTCTTACCTG GTTGATGAAAGGGCAGTTTTGAAGCACTTTGGTTGGCCTGAACAGAAGGCTGATGCTCTAAGAGAAGCGGCTTTTGGTTATTGTGACTTAAAGAAGATGGAATCTGAAGCCTCGGCTTTTCATGCTGCTCCTGGACAGCCTTGTTTCCATGCTCTCAAGAAAATACAGTCCTTGTTTGATAA ATTGGAGCATGGTGTTTATAATCTTTCAAGAGTGAGGGAATCTGCCACCAAGCGATACAAAGTGTTTCAAATTCCAGTAAATTGGATGCTGGATACCGGTTTCGTAGTTCAG GTGATACCCGAACACTGA
- the LOC142523425 gene encoding protein INCREASED PETAL GROWTH ANISOTROPY 1-like isoform X1, which produces MVAGKVKAAMGLPPNSKPKPDLSQKPPLLSPPSSANKQKLQKGSVPAGARSFGVYFPRASAQVQPRLHDEDELLRAIEELREKESRLRTEILEQKLLKESIAIVPVLENEISSKDLEIRRSKAMIECLESENERLRAENEFLHMELAKHNHKYTEKIKCMQAELADIKIAVAESQREREEASSSLTTTKLIDVTNNYKSCVALKSLRKCKTQNHVLGNFFEGGMSVHANIETEIVMKDEFVCVGEESTERPRHSWCNSEEILETSDGLIGSRSRAPRVPKPPPRPSAALLSSLSSTSTSAISLSVSSPSCGSLSDSSDRALLEISCIPPPPPPPPPSLRQKTVPPPPPPPPARGLKKAPEKVRRIPEVVEFYHSLMRRESNTRRDAGGGPADGLAAGATTKDMIGEIENRSAHLLAIKTDVETQGDFIRFLIKEVECAAFADIEDVVPFVKWLDDELSYLVDERAVLKHFGWPEQKADALREAAFGYCDLKKMESEASAFHAAPGQPCFHALKKIQSLFDKLEHGVYNLSRVRESATKRYKVFQIPVNWMLDTGFVVQIKLASVKLAIKYMKRVLAELELIGGGGSPEEEELIVQGVKFAFRVHQFAGGFDVETMKTFQELRDKARWCNIQCHNQQQPKLVCRSSSAAL; this is translated from the exons ATGGTTGCTGGGAAAGTGAAAGCGGCGATGGGTTTGCCACCAAATTCTAAGCCAAAACCAGATTTGTCGCAAAAACCGCCATTGTTATCGCCACCAAGTTCAGCTAACAAGCAGAAATTGCAGAAAGGGTCGGTACCGGCTGGCGCACGCTCTTTCGGTGTTTATTTCCCACGCGCCTCCGCCCAGGTTCAACCCCGTCTACACGACGAAGACGAGCTCCTCCGCGCCATCGAAGAGCTGCGAGAGAAAGAGTCCCGTTTGAGAACAGAGATATTGGAGCAGAAACTGCTCAAGGAGTCCATCGCCATTGTTCCAGTTCTTGAGAACGAGATTTCGAGTAAGGATTTGGAAATCAGACGGTCCAAAGCGATGATCGAATGCTTGGAATCGGAAAACGAGAGGCTAAGAGCCGAGAATGAGTTTTTACATATGGAGCTGGCGAAACATAATCACAAGTACACGGAAAAAATCAAATGCATGCAGGCTGAGTTAGCTGATATAAAGATAGCTGTTGCCGAGAGCCAACGAGAGCGAGAGGAGGCGTCCTCTTCTTTGACCACTACGAAACTCATTGATGTAACAAATAATTACAAGTCGTGTGTGGCCCTGAAGTCATTGAGAAAATGCAAGACACAAAATCATGTCTTGGGCAATTTTTTCGAAGGTGGAATGAGTGTGCATGCGAACATTGAGACTGAAATTGTAATGAAAGATGAATTCGTATGTGTGGGAGAGGAGAGCACCGAAAGGCCAAGACATTCTTGGTGCAACTCCGAGGAAATCCTTGAGACTTCGGATGGATTAATAGGTTCAAGATCTCGTGCTCCGCGCGTTCCTAAGCCGCCTCCGAGGCCATCCGCTGCGCTTTTGTCTTCGCTATCTTCAACGTCCACCTCTGCGATATCATTGTCTGTGTCTTCCCCTTCCTGCGGTTCTTTATCTGATTCATCGGACCGAGCATTGCTGGAGATTTCCTGCATccctcctccaccaccgcctCCCCCTCCATCTCTTCGTCAAAAAACTGtgccaccacctcctccacctccgCCTGCCAGGGGTCTGAAGAAGGCACCCGAGAAGGTGAGGCGAATCCCAGAGGTTGTGGAGTTTTACCACTCTCTGATGCGGAGGGAATCGAACACACGTCGGGATGCTGGCGGCGGACCCGCCGATGGGTTGGCGGCGGGGGCGACGACGAAGGATATGATAGGAGAGATTGAGAACCGGTCTGCCCATTTGCTTGCT ATTAAGACGGATGTAGAAACACAAGGAGATTTCATTAGGTTCTTAATTAAAGAAGTTGAATGTGCAGCATTTGCTGACATCGAAGATGTTGTGCCGTTTGTTAAATGGCTTGATGATGAACTCTCTTACCTG GTTGATGAAAGGGCAGTTTTGAAGCACTTTGGTTGGCCTGAACAGAAGGCTGATGCTCTAAGAGAAGCGGCTTTTGGTTATTGTGACTTAAAGAAGATGGAATCTGAAGCCTCGGCTTTTCATGCTGCTCCTGGACAGCCTTGTTTCCATGCTCTCAAGAAAATACAGTCCTTGTTTGATAA ATTGGAGCATGGTGTTTATAATCTTTCAAGAGTGAGGGAATCTGCCACCAAGCGATACAAAGTGTTTCAAATTCCAGTAAATTGGATGCTGGATACCGGTTTCGTAGTTCAG ATCAAACTGGCATCGGTTAAATTGGCCATTAAGTACATGAAGAGAGTACTCGCTGAGCTTGAATTAATAGGTGGTGGTGGCAGTCCTGAAGAAGAAGAGCTTATCGTTCAAGGCGTCAAATTTGCATTTCGAGTACACCAG TTTGCGGGTGGGTTTGATGTTGAAACTATGAAAACTTTTCAAGAATTGAGGGATAAAGCTCGGTGGTGCAACATCCAGTGCCATAATCAACAACAGCCGAAACTTGTTTGCAGGTCTTCCTCTGCTGCTTTGTAA